In one Candidatus Poribacteria bacterium genomic region, the following are encoded:
- a CDS encoding type II secretion system F family protein, with protein MPVFRYEALTHNGGTVTNTIEADSKAELISRLRQMGYWPTDIVEEAEDVAPTDARRWFEIGRRGVKAADVEFFTYQLATLVNAHVPLPRALEVTLGQIQNPALHRIVSQVKYDVEHGATFHDALTQHPKVFSDLYVNMVRAGESGGVLGIVLERLAEFAERQRLLKNDVVSALFYPVILLALSVSAVAVLMILVIPKFTAMFNDLGVELPLPTRILIGATDAFQTYWWLGLLAVIVGAAALKQYLRREAGQIWFDRLKLKLPLIGPIFSTFAIVRFTRTMATLLENGVRLLPALQVVKDTIGNKVYSNVVAAAETEVEQGSTLSRELGRSKDFPEFVTHMVAVGEESGEPVHMLSKLSEYYDLEIKKSLERLTGSIGPLVILLMGLVIGFIAVAMILPIFEANQLLSN; from the coding sequence GTGCCAGTGTTCCGATATGAAGCACTCACGCATAACGGTGGGACGGTTACGAATACAATAGAAGCCGACTCCAAAGCCGAACTCATCTCTCGTTTACGGCAGATGGGGTATTGGCCCACAGATATTGTTGAAGAGGCAGAGGACGTAGCCCCAACGGATGCGCGTCGCTGGTTTGAAATCGGCAGACGTGGTGTGAAGGCGGCGGACGTTGAGTTTTTTACGTATCAATTGGCGACCCTGGTGAACGCGCATGTGCCGCTGCCGCGTGCCTTGGAGGTTACACTCGGTCAAATTCAAAATCCTGCGCTACACCGTATCGTTTCCCAAGTGAAATACGATGTGGAACACGGTGCGACTTTCCACGATGCCCTCACCCAGCACCCGAAGGTGTTTTCGGATCTATACGTTAATATGGTAAGAGCAGGCGAGAGTGGGGGTGTGCTTGGCATCGTCTTAGAACGGCTCGCGGAATTCGCAGAACGTCAGCGACTTCTCAAAAACGATGTTGTCTCCGCACTCTTTTATCCTGTTATCTTGTTGGCACTAAGTGTTTCCGCGGTTGCGGTCCTGATGATTCTTGTCATCCCGAAATTCACCGCCATGTTCAACGATCTCGGTGTCGAATTGCCGCTGCCCACGCGGATTCTCATTGGGGCGACGGATGCCTTTCAAACCTATTGGTGGCTCGGACTTCTCGCTGTCATTGTAGGTGCAGCAGCCCTGAAACAATATCTGCGTCGTGAAGCCGGTCAGATCTGGTTTGATCGCTTAAAACTGAAATTGCCTCTCATCGGTCCCATATTTAGCACCTTCGCCATTGTCCGCTTCACCCGAACGATGGCAACGCTCTTAGAAAATGGCGTGCGTCTGCTGCCTGCACTCCAAGTTGTCAAAGACACTATCGGGAATAAGGTATACAGCAATGTCGTCGCTGCAGCGGAAACGGAAGTTGAACAAGGTTCCACACTTTCACGTGAACTGGGGAGGAGCAAGGATTTTCCTGAATTTGTTACCCACATGGTGGCGGTTGGCGAGGAGTCCGGGGAACCCGTTCACATGCTCAGCAAACTCTCTGAATACTACGATTTAGAAATAAAAAAGAGCCTCGAACGTTTGACGGGTTCCATCGGTCCACTTGTCATTTTACTCATGGGACTTGTTATCGGGTTTATCGCTGTCGCGATGATCCTTCCGATCTTTGAGGCAAACCAATTATTAAGTAATTAA
- the gspG gene encoding type II secretion system protein GspG — translation MFAALKSDQSGLTLIELTIVIVILGILAAFIAPRVINAPQQAKVAKAQTEINGIKTALEQYAIATGEYPTTEQGLSALWRAPSPTPPNWDGPYIDTPNFIDPWNSPYVYRQPSTHYGYDYDLYSMGKDGKVGGTELDADITNWVDETTGAY, via the coding sequence ATGTTCGCTGCACTTAAATCTGATCAATCTGGATTGACGCTCATTGAATTGACGATTGTGATCGTCATTTTAGGGATTTTGGCTGCCTTTATTGCGCCGCGTGTCATCAATGCCCCACAGCAAGCGAAAGTCGCGAAGGCACAAACAGAAATTAACGGTATTAAGACTGCATTGGAACAGTATGCAATCGCAACGGGTGAATATCCGACAACAGAACAAGGGTTAAGTGCCTTGTGGCGAGCTCCGAGCCCCACACCCCCAAATTGGGATGGTCCCTACATTGACACCCCCAATTTCATAGATCCCTGGAATAGCCCTTATGTCTACCGCCAACCCAGTACCCATTACGGATACGACTATGACCTCTATTCGATGGGTAAGGATGGAAAGGTAGGTGGCACTGAACTGGACGCGGATATCACCAATTGGGTTGATGAAACCACCGGAGCCTACTAA
- a CDS encoding prepilin-type N-terminal cleavage/methylation domain-containing protein → MALNWTRISPIGLMKPPEPTKTMLRPTVRRYFRSVSTYRDVVPMGLKNGFTITELLIVLTLIGILSALSMPTLKGFAATRRLKASASTLRSLLTFARDMAVTDRTAHLVVFDFDNQRYWLASSETFDPSNPLTSALTAQNSTVVAAAQNNINTNSGFQTLPTAGTPTSQGPLTRSSGILGVPEPMEQNVTLTAMVTTRNGRTVTVDSGVAYIYFSPTSTSEEALVYLQNTRNQVMTVTVEAASGRVRARQLTSQEIEMLGFETTL, encoded by the coding sequence GTGGCACTGAACTGGACGCGGATATCACCAATTGGGTTGATGAAACCACCGGAGCCTACTAAAACGATGTTACGCCCGACAGTTAGACGCTATTTCCGTAGTGTGTCTACCTACAGAGACGTCGTTCCGATGGGGTTGAAGAATGGGTTCACGATTACGGAGTTGCTCATCGTTTTGACCCTGATCGGTATACTCTCAGCCCTCTCTATGCCGACACTGAAAGGGTTCGCGGCAACGCGCCGCTTAAAAGCCTCTGCGTCTACACTCCGCAGTCTCCTCACGTTTGCACGGGATATGGCGGTCACGGATCGGACGGCACACCTTGTGGTTTTCGACTTTGACAACCAGCGATACTGGCTTGCCTCCAGTGAAACGTTTGACCCCAGTAACCCGCTGACGTCGGCACTGACGGCTCAAAATTCTACTGTCGTAGCTGCTGCACAGAATAATATAAACACGAATTCGGGGTTCCAAACCCTTCCTACAGCAGGCACCCCCACTTCACAGGGACCCTTGACACGATCCAGCGGCATCTTGGGAGTGCCCGAGCCGATGGAACAGAATGTAACATTAACCGCGATGGTAACCACCCGCAACGGTAGGACAGTCACAGTCGATTCAGGCGTGGCGTATATCTACTTCTCCCCGACTTCTACCTCCGAGGAGGCTTTAGTATATCTCCAGAACACACGGAACCAGGTAATGACTGTTACTGTTGAGGCAGCAAGCGGACGCGTCCGTGCGCGACAACTCACATCTCAGGAGATTGAGATGTTGGGTTTTGAAACCACCTTATAG
- the gspI gene encoding type II secretion system protein GspI: MLKFKSTSFNRKEELKNGFTLVEVLVTLAILAAVLPALLQAFASAARNQGLSDNRTTALYLLKHRMAEIEMEGYPDVGETSDEFGENTRYRWRSVVADIDSEDVENIRRVQVTVTWIHRSRERSMSMSTYIADRQMPQQQTQQSGGGR, encoded by the coding sequence ATGCTAAAGTTCAAGTCCACATCATTTAACCGCAAGGAAGAATTAAAAAATGGTTTTACCCTTGTCGAAGTCCTTGTGACGTTAGCAATTTTGGCGGCAGTCTTGCCAGCACTGCTACAAGCGTTTGCTTCTGCTGCACGTAACCAAGGACTTTCAGACAACAGGACCACCGCGCTCTATCTTCTCAAACATCGGATGGCAGAAATTGAGATGGAAGGGTATCCAGATGTTGGTGAAACCTCCGACGAATTCGGTGAAAATACACGCTACCGGTGGCGGTCGGTCGTTGCGGACATAGATTCTGAAGACGTTGAAAACATCCGTCGGGTTCAAGTAACCGTCACATGGATACATAGAAGCAGAGAACGCTCCATGTCTATGAGCACCTACATCGCAGACCGGCAAATGCCGCAGCAACAAACGCAACAGTCCGGTGGCGGTCGATGA
- a CDS encoding prepilin-type N-terminal cleavage/methylation domain-containing protein translates to MTFLIRKTALKTESGLTLIEMLMAVSILVVIGGSAYFAFKTAVDAYHQTEARILAAQRCRVAMDRLVTDLSNMRVSLQHPELGLYTQDGPSQLGERDMLSFVTLVETDPDPFIEQLASFQAQNAAQTLVPLLSDVQRVAYFVGPEPLPGESFLRSSNFQASLTGNTTEEQGGELALFRVTTTALDPEVVISGLLQTGEVPETDENGEPIYVNIAPLVAGLLSFDLQYFDGESEVWRASWDDTESIPSAVQVRITAQGEAQVPLNITDVEQATTQSQPTGMTQATMVYLPASTTTGGTAGGP, encoded by the coding sequence ATGACTTTCCTTATCCGCAAGACAGCATTAAAAACTGAAAGTGGTCTCACCCTTATTGAGATGCTGATGGCAGTCAGTATCCTCGTCGTCATCGGGGGTTCGGCGTATTTTGCTTTCAAAACAGCCGTGGATGCTTACCATCAGACAGAAGCTCGAATATTGGCTGCCCAGAGATGTCGGGTCGCTATGGACCGACTTGTGACGGATCTCAGCAATATGCGAGTCTCACTGCAGCATCCGGAACTTGGGCTTTATACACAAGACGGTCCAAGCCAATTGGGCGAAAGGGATATGCTCAGTTTTGTCACACTCGTTGAGACGGATCCAGATCCGTTTATAGAGCAACTTGCGAGTTTCCAAGCTCAGAACGCCGCGCAAACGCTTGTGCCCCTTTTAAGTGACGTGCAGCGTGTGGCTTACTTTGTCGGACCCGAACCGTTACCTGGGGAATCCTTTTTGCGTTCGTCAAACTTCCAAGCGTCTCTCACGGGTAACACAACTGAGGAACAAGGGGGTGAACTTGCTCTTTTTCGGGTTACAACGACAGCCCTCGATCCTGAAGTTGTTATCAGTGGGCTTTTACAGACAGGTGAGGTTCCAGAGACAGATGAAAATGGTGAGCCGATTTATGTCAATATCGCCCCCCTTGTTGCCGGACTTCTCAGTTTTGATCTCCAGTATTTCGATGGGGAGTCGGAAGTATGGCGCGCGTCATGGGACGATACTGAAAGCATTCCGAGTGCTGTGCAAGTCCGCATAACCGCCCAAGGCGAAGCACAAGTGCCTTTGAACATTACTGATGTAGAACAAGCCACAACACAGAGCCAACCGACGGGTATGACGCAAGCGACGATGGTGTATCTTCCTGCAAGTACCACCACGGGTGGCACAGCAGGTGGACCTTAG